CACTCACTCCGGGTGGCTGGGTCTCCACTATGGATCCCACACCGCAAGGGCACCAATCCAAGGCTACTTCTCAGTCCCCATCAGCCAATTTCAAGTGTTTTCAGGGAGCCAGCACCAACCTGTCCCCGGCTTAGGTTTCAAGGTGAAGTGAGAGATCGCTTCTGCAGTTACAACTTTGCCGTTGCGGGTTCCGGCTGTATTATAGGCATGAGCAAATGGCTGGATAGCAGGTCTGATTCCAGAGTTTGGCAAACTTCTCTTTTGTTACCGTAGACCAAGTTCGGCACATATTTGTACTGCTCTGACAATAAAGGTCTATATTTCAACAAGGAGCGTCGCTCAGCCTTTTTGATCAATGCGccttctctctgtgtatgtgtcatTGATTTTTAGTCCACCCTTCCAACAATTTGGCGTTGTTTCTCATCTCTTTAATTTCATCTGTCCTTGACCACCAAAGCCCGTTTCAATTTCATAAAAtgccttaaggtgcaatcctgtgcatgcttaggtAGAAAAAAGTACCTAAGCATTGCTCACCTGCTtcggatgcagaaggtcccaggttcatgtGGAAGACCTCTGCCGGAGGTCCTTCACAGTCAGCACTACGCCTATGAGATAATTCTGGGTTGGATGGGCAAACATTCTGGCCTGATATGAGCCGGCTTTCTATGGTCCTGTGACGCAGTGGGACTTAGGGGGTGGAGGCCATCTCTTTGATATGCGGGTCCAGGTTGTTTAAGCCCTGTAGATCTGAATTGGAGCCAGAATGCAAAAGAGTGCCAATTCAGACACTAGTTTTGATcagatagagcagccttcctcaacctggggcgctctgctggctggggcattctgggagttgcagtccaacacatctggagcaccccaggttgaggaaggctgagatagAGCCTACAGAACATGGACCAAATCCATGCTGACACGTTGCTTTTGatattgtgcttttaaattaATGCTTTTGAAAACGATAGGTCTAGGATCGAacctttattgtgttttaaaaggcATACAAGACCGTTTCCAAATAAAAGGGAGTGGGGAGATTTGCCAGGTAAGGACACCTCTACCACCCTTTTGTTGCTGAATCCACTGTCCCAGATCTCCAAAGCCACACAGCTCTGGAAAGCCACAAACATGCAAACAAGGATAAGCAACTTTGggtttgttttctttcatttttatttactcCTGCTTTTTAGTCAgccaaaagcttttttaaaaaaaccaccttacacattggccccgttcagaagacaccttaaaccacggctttaaccatggtgaataaggctttttgctttattcaccgtggttaaagccatggtttaaggtgtcttctgaacacagctcagctttctggcttaaccagcgtggttaaagccatggtttaaggtgttttctgaatggggccattgtctcACAAGCTAAGGTGTCTAAAACCCTTAAAATCTAGtaattgcatttaaaaacaaactataaATTGCCATAAACAGCAGAACCTACTTTAAATTTAACGCAACAGCCACTAATTTGAGTGTTCCAAGGTACCCTAACAGTTTATGTAGATGCTAgattaaagagggagggagaaatttcTTTTCTATAGAAATCTTTATATCTTTTCCCCTTGTGAGTTACTTCTATaatgttaacaaaacaaaaactaagctACCTTGAAATTGACAAGGCAAATTTCCAGATCTGTGGAGGGGCAGGTGTGTATGTATATCCACGCCCACTTTTACCAGGGCCAACCAGAAGGCACAACTGGGCTTCCTATTGCTATTACTAGTACCTTCCGTTTCAAATGCAAATGGGATGCATGtctttatatatttatgtttttagatAGGAAATAACTTTGTGCTGGAGAGGAGCACAACACTTCTGGCAGTGAATCGAAGGTTGTCTTCCCCCTCCGCTCCAAAGAGGTGGCCGTGCTTAGCTGCCAATTGCGTCATTAGAAATCTCTCCTATTTGTGTCTGTGTATAGGTACACACACCCAAGAGGTATaatctattttatgtatttattgcatttctatactgcccaatagccgaagctctctgggtggttcacaaaagtttaaaccatGAAGtataattcaaagtataaaacaaacaacaatataaaagtacgttataaaagcacaaccagctatagctaatatatatatatacaataggTATTTaatatgacattattattattattattattattattattattattattattattattattagcctatgtacaccagttgctggggaacatgggtgtgagggtgcacCCATgtactgctttgttggtccctggatgattgctggtcggccactgtgaacagagtgctggactattagtagtagtagtagtagtagtagtagtagtatcccgccttttgcccagtactgggactagatggacccttggtctgatccagcatcagggctcttctgatgctgttCTGTTCTTATGATATACACGATGTaatagctattttatttatttattgcatttttatgcctctcgatagccgaagctctcctggAGGTTCACAGTTCTCTGGGAGGTATCTAATGGAATAAGTATATATAATAGGTATATAGGTATAGATATGTCATAGGGTATATCTAATGCTTTGTTATCCCAACATGCGTCttttttagagtagacccattgtaaCGGGTGGGGATTATGCTGGTTGCAATTGACACATCTATAGTAATGTGTGGTTTTGTATTTGGCTCACGTGGTTCATACAGTCACACAGGGGGTTAATTTTAAAGAAGTAGCCGGGGTGACGTCATGAGGGAGGAGCTTATGGTGAGGCTCCGCCCATTGACGTCATCCCTCCTGTGCTTCAGAGTTATCCCTGAGAGTGCTGCGTGTGGCTAATCTCTACCCTCGTAGCTCTATGGTTTATACCCGTCAAAGCTGCGGGAAGAGGAaggggcgggcgagcgagcgggcgagcTCCGTGTGATTGGCAGCTGCCCTTTGAGCCCTCGAAAGAGTCGAAAGGAAAGGAAGTAGTCCCAGGGCCCATTGAGATGGTAGGATAGAGTGGCTATACCAGCACTTCCGGTGGGCGGGGCAATACAAACCTTCCTTTCGTGCCCTCCCTTTTTCCGGGGCCGGCAAAGTCTGTCAGGATGCCGGAAGCGCGGCTTGACCCGGAAGCGGTGTTTCCCCTTGGCGCCGGAAGCGGAAACGCGCGGGGCTGAGGCggcggtagcagcagcagcagccacagccatGGAGGCGGCTCCGGCGGCCCAGGACGACGAGCCGTGGCCGGAGCTGGCGGACGCCGGGCGGCGCGAGCTGAGCCTGGAGGCCGGGCCGGAGCTGGAGCGCCGCGTGGCAGCGTCGGGGGGCCGCTTGCCGTCGTCGCTGGGCGCGCTGGGCGCGTCGCTGCGCTCGCTGGAGGTGCGGGGCGGCTGCGCGGCCTTGCGGGAGCCCGGGCCGGCCTTGGCCCGCCTGACGGGGCTGCAGACGCTGGCGCTGCCGGGCTGCGGGCTGGGCCCGGCGGGGATGGACCGGGCCGGGCGCCTGCTGGCGGCCACGCTGCGCACCCTCGACCTCTCCGGCAACGCGCTCGAGCAGCTGCCGCCGGAGCTGGGCGGCCAGGGGCCCGAGGGGgacccccccgccgcccccgccgccctgCCGGAGCTGCGCCTGCTCAACCTGCGCCGCAACCGCCTGCGCGCCCTGGGGCCCGGCCTGGCCCGCGCCGCGCCCGCCCTGCAGGAGCTGCTCCTGGGCGGCAACCGCCTGCGCGCCCTCCCGGGGGGGCTGCTGCCGCCCGACCCCGACCCCGACGCCGCCTGCGACCGGCGCCGCGCGGGGCCCCCGCTGGCCCTGCTGGGCGTCCTCGAGGCCGCGGGCAACGAGCTGCAGGAGCTGGGCCCCGACATCGCCCGCCTGGCCGGGCTCAAGGTGAGGcgcctccctcgctccctccctccctcgcggCCTTCACGCCTGTTCTGCGCTTTCAGAGAGCGCtcccacaacagccctgcaaggtagggcaGGCTACCCCGCTTCCTCAATAAGTATTGAGGAAGAGCCAGTGTGGGTGGAGTGCCGGACTGGGACTCGGGACATCCCAGGTCctcatccccacttggccatggaaacccatcgggtgactgggccagtcacagactctcagcccaacccacctcgcagggttgttgttgtggggataaaatggagaagaggagtattatgtgaacttcccagagtgctccagctattgggcggtatagaaatgtaataaataaataaatatgtacgccaccctgggttccctggaggaaaaaaaggcgtgatataaatgcataaataaaatctcaggcccagggtccaaatgggaacataggtgggagggtgctgctgcaccttgtcctgcttgtgggttttccatgggcagctgtttggccgctgtgtgaacagagtgctgggctagatggaccctcggtctgatccagcatcagggctcttctggtgttcttactTCTTCCTAGTCCCAATGTTTGGCCATCTGGGTTAATTGCTAGCAGGAAGAGCTtaaagtaccatatttcttctattgtaagacgcacattaatttcagtaccaccaacagaaggggggaaaaaccctaagacacacccacgattctaagacgcaccccatttttagagatgtttatatgggaagaaagtacgtcttagaatcgaagaaatagggtatattgaTGATGttggcccctcccccttctgccttaggccacacccaccactgggatgtctTTCAAGAGTGGAATCCAGACCCCATGTTGTTGTGTGTCCCGGCCACATGGCCAATGGGGTGctaagataaaacagcagcactgTGTTGTTTAATTTGGTTCTGATTTCGTATCCAACTTCTTCCCTGAGTGGCTGAAGGTAACACATGTTGCTTTCCTTCTCCTGTTTTATCTGCACAACAGTGTTGTGGCTCAGTGGCTTGTTTTAGGCCATCTAAGAAGCTCGTAGCAGAGGTGGCTTTCAAACAGTTCCCTAAGGGcgcaatcttaggcatgtttagacagagagaaaaaagttctacaactcccagcacgccccaggacttttattctgtctaaacgtgcctaGGATGGCACTTTAAGAGAACACGGGGATCCCTCATCACATTGAAGGCACATCCAGTTGAACATCGTATTTCCAACACTGCCCAGAGGTTGGACTGTAAAATCTGAACCAGAGAGATCCCTACTTGGGCTGGAACTGTAGCTGACCAAAAAAAAGCAGCCCTACATCTGTTTCTCTTCTTACCCACTGTACTATTAAAATGACAGTGTTATATGCgccctcttctttttttagccaTTGCTTAGCTGTGCATTTCTCTTTTGTGCTTATTTGCATCATATCATAGCAAAGAGGCCGCTGTGGTACCCTGGCCTGCTCTTTATCTGTCTATGGAAAGGGTGAAAGGTGGGCATAGGGAGGGTGACCCTGGAGAATACCAGAACCCACCTGCTTTGATATGGAAAGAGTAAGTAAAAGCACCTCGGACCCCTTGGTGATCTGTGAGAAGCTCAGtggctttgcatacagaaggagCCAGATTCAAACCCAACCCCCCACCCCGGACATCTAGGAaaattcctacctgaaacccttcgctgccagtcagtgtcgacaatactgggttctgacttagcataaggcagcttcctgcgttCTTACGAGAAATCCTAGCAATGAGATTGCTGCAATATACGCAAGGAGAAAAAGCGATTGTCCTGTGTTTGGCATAGTCTTTTCTAATATTTTCGCCCTTTATTTCTTGAGGGCTCAGTGCTGgagcacatttcatttcatttaatgcatttctctaccaccaaatagccaaagctttgtGTGCAGATGGTTCGACTTCTGCCGTTTCCAATTCAATGGACCTCAGGTAGCAGAGTTATAGGAGGCCGCctctctgcctgaaaccttggaagaGCTGCTTCTACACAGAGGCTCAGGCGGAGCAATGTCTGGAATCAGAAAAGTCAGTTGCTACTACGTATTTATTTTCTGTAGAGCTTGGATGTCTCCAATAACAAACTATCCGAAATCCCCGTGGAGTTGGCTGACTGTCCAAAGCTGAAGGACGTCAACTTGAAAGGGAACGCTCTCAGAGACAAACGGCTTGAAAAGATGGTGAACGGCTGCCAGACGAAATCCATCTTGGAGTATTTGCGCGTCGGAGGCCGAGGGGGTGGCAAAGGGAAAGGGAAACCAGATGGCGCTGAGAGGGAGGAGccgaggaagaagaagaaagagaagaacagGAAGAAAGCCGGCAGCGATGCTGAGGAGGAGGTGGACGAGACCCAGAGGCTGTTGGTGAAGGTTCTTCACATCTCTGAGAATCCGGCACCTGTGGTCATAAAAG
The nucleotide sequence above comes from Elgaria multicarinata webbii isolate HBS135686 ecotype San Diego chromosome 20, rElgMul1.1.pri, whole genome shotgun sequence. Encoded proteins:
- the LRRC47 gene encoding leucine-rich repeat-containing protein 47, producing the protein MEAAPAAQDDEPWPELADAGRRELSLEAGPELERRVAASGGRLPSSLGALGASLRSLEVRGGCAALREPGPALARLTGLQTLALPGCGLGPAGMDRAGRLLAATLRTLDLSGNALEQLPPELGGQGPEGDPPAAPAALPELRLLNLRRNRLRALGPGLARAAPALQELLLGGNRLRALPGGLLPPDPDPDAACDRRRAGPPLALLGVLEAAGNELQELGPDIARLAGLKSLDVSNNKLSEIPVELADCPKLKDVNLKGNALRDKRLEKMVNGCQTKSILEYLRVGGRGGGKGKGKPDGAEREEPRKKKKEKNRKKAGSDAEEEVDETQRLLVKVLHISENPAPVVIKASPGVKDVRPYIVCCVVKGMNFNPGNALKRFLSTQTKLHEDVCEKRTAATIATHDLRLVKGPLLYDARPPEDLKIIPLGRKEVKAKDLLRQLQSEAEEQRKQKKRQNISGLHKYLQLLNGKERYPCLVDAEGAVISFPPITNSDKTKLGKTTSDLLLEVTSATSLQTCKDVMDILILKMAELNKATLENKDGELGSDHESNEIVRPENSTPEGVSQNSPPLMLEQVRVVDLDGNLKVLYPSKTDLITVSSLVTVIH